Proteins found in one Lysinibacillus fusiformis genomic segment:
- a CDS encoding SMI1/KNR4 family protein, whose amino-acid sequence MKDLQKKLDAVLEQMRDFIEEFQERESAYPMVFHHQAEEDISHFMDSGWSLPAEYVYFLRHYVIERVTWATGDYINLKIYGARDLIRGQDGYNYNPVTDEAIVDWPHDYLVIATDEGDPYCLDLTRGDTAIFTATHGTGSWHFSMAYDNLILFLESVLIPPGLEDMLPVESSVAYYELTITGEGKDKLKTLLLLKKLLSYDYSQARKALEQPPLVIYRGIEAGALKLEAELQHIRADFQKKKISLAEFIG is encoded by the coding sequence TTGAAAGATTTACAAAAGAAACTCGATGCAGTATTAGAGCAAATGCGTGATTTTATCGAAGAGTTTCAAGAGCGGGAATCAGCCTATCCAATGGTTTTTCATCATCAAGCCGAAGAGGATATTAGCCATTTTATGGATAGTGGATGGTCATTGCCAGCAGAGTATGTTTATTTTTTGAGACATTATGTCATTGAAAGGGTCACATGGGCTACAGGTGATTATATTAATCTAAAGATCTATGGAGCAAGAGATTTAATACGTGGGCAGGATGGCTATAATTATAATCCAGTGACAGATGAGGCGATTGTGGATTGGCCACATGATTATTTAGTCATCGCTACAGATGAAGGCGATCCCTATTGTCTGGATTTAACAAGAGGTGATACAGCTATTTTTACCGCTACTCATGGGACAGGCAGTTGGCATTTCTCAATGGCTTATGACAATCTAATTTTATTCCTTGAAAGTGTACTGATTCCACCTGGTTTAGAGGATATGCTGCCAGTAGAAAGTTCTGTAGCGTACTATGAACTAACTATTACTGGGGAAGGAAAAGATAAGCTAAAGACATTATTGTTGCTAAAAAAATTATTATCTTATGATTATTCACAAGCGAGAAAGGCTTTAGAGCAGCCCCCACTAGTAATTTATAGGGGAATTGAAGCAGGTGCCTTAAAGTTAGAGGCCGAGTTACAGCATATCCGTGCAGATTTTCAAAAAAAGAAAATCAGCTTAGCGGAATTTATTGGATGA
- a CDS encoding DUF3221 domain-containing protein — protein MKKFIVGWLVLLVLAGCGTTKDHVNSKETATIEGYVTAAQASSFLVVSNEPVPSNDSNTQFVDALWVTTTKTLEIGDYVQVWADTIDESYPGQTKTEKIEVLPTTVKSTLSTKDIIIHVAKKLEHNPLITNINYDSKKKEWTLYYFPRTEGTDQLVQLTIQDRQPIE, from the coding sequence TTGAAAAAATTCATAGTAGGATGGTTGGTGCTTCTTGTCTTAGCTGGATGTGGCACAACAAAAGACCATGTAAACAGTAAAGAGACGGCCACAATTGAAGGATATGTGACAGCCGCTCAAGCAAGCAGCTTTCTCGTTGTAAGCAATGAACCTGTCCCTTCAAATGATTCCAACACACAATTTGTAGATGCACTATGGGTAACAACAACCAAAACGTTAGAAATAGGGGATTATGTTCAAGTATGGGCGGATACGATTGATGAATCTTACCCTGGTCAAACAAAGACAGAGAAGATTGAGGTTTTACCCACAACTGTGAAAAGCACGCTTTCTACAAAAGATATCATCATCCATGTAGCAAAAAAACTTGAACACAATCCCCTTATTACAAACATAAACTATGATAGTAAAAAGAAAGAATGGACATTGTACTATTTTCCACGTACTGAAGGAACAGATCAATTGGTCCAGCTTACTATACAGGATCGACAACCAATAGAATAA
- a CDS encoding GNAT family N-acetyltransferase, protein MKLLIRRPNQSDIQALHQFFSLVIQDTFAKEGIAELVDDQQHEWKTKKQYVAMDLESQGEKRFFWLALSEETDEIIGTIEYGEANEIIQQTIKEDLSQCPEIGTIFVHPNYQNRGIGTMLLEKMLMTLKNRRVLGFCLDSGYKQAQIIWQKKFGQPDFVLENYWGTNNHHMIWKRTLPFRLKE, encoded by the coding sequence ATGAAATTACTTATTAGACGTCCAAACCAATCGGACATCCAGGCGTTACACCAATTCTTTTCTCTTGTCATTCAAGATACTTTTGCAAAAGAAGGCATTGCCGAGCTAGTGGACGATCAACAGCATGAATGGAAAACGAAAAAACAGTATGTAGCAATGGATTTAGAGAGCCAGGGCGAAAAAAGATTTTTCTGGTTAGCTTTGAGCGAAGAAACCGATGAAATAATAGGCACTATCGAATATGGTGAAGCCAACGAAATCATCCAACAAACGATCAAAGAAGATCTATCCCAATGTCCAGAAATCGGTACCATATTTGTTCATCCGAACTATCAAAATCGTGGTATTGGCACCATGCTATTAGAGAAAATGCTAATGACGTTAAAAAATCGAAGGGTTCTTGGTTTTTGTTTAGATAGTGGGTATAAACAAGCCCAAATCATCTGGCAGAAAAAATTTGGCCAGCCAGATTTTGTCCTTGAAAACTATTGGGGAACAAATAATCACCATATGATTTGGAAACGAACATTGCCATTTCGACTAAAGGAGTAA
- a CDS encoding DUF2834 domain-containing protein: protein MRKVYLLFAIIGTVFPYYFLVKFLKENGFDLGLLIDLLFTNSISTFFAVDFFISCFVFIIFMFNESRKYNIKEKWICLLTLFTVGLSLALPLFLFFRQPYIKKEVLLNSNERT, encoded by the coding sequence ATGAGAAAAGTGTACTTATTATTTGCGATTATCGGCACAGTATTTCCGTATTATTTTTTGGTGAAATTCTTGAAAGAAAACGGATTTGATTTAGGGTTATTAATAGATTTATTATTTACAAACTCAATATCCACCTTCTTCGCTGTTGACTTTTTTATTTCATGCTTTGTTTTTATAATCTTTATGTTCAATGAGTCAAGAAAATATAACATTAAAGAAAAGTGGATATGTCTATTAACTTTGTTTACAGTTGGTTTATCATTGGCATTACCGCTATTTTTGTTTTTCAGACAGCCGTACATAAAGAAAGAGGTGTTGTTAAACTCCAATGAAAGAACGTAA
- the lepA gene encoding translation elongation factor 4: protein MNREARLKRQENIRNFSIIAHIDHGKSTLADRILEQTKSLTSREMKAQLLDSMDLERERGITIKLNAVQLKYEAKDGEVYTFHLIDTPGHVDFTYEVSRSLAACEGAILVVDAAQGIEAQTLANVYLALDNDLEILPVINKIDLPAADPERVRQEVEDVIGLDASEAVLASAKAGIGIEDILEQIVEKVPAPTGDPDAPLQALIFDSVYDAYKGVIISIRVINGTVKPGDKIRMMATGAEFEVIEVGVHTPKVVPQAELTVGDVGYLTASIKNVGDTRVGDTVTYANRPATEPLAGYRRLNPMVYCGLYPIDTAKYNDLREALEKLELNDSALQYEPETSQALGFGFRCGFLGLLHMEIIQERIEREFNIDLITTAPSVIYKVHMTDGSELKVDNPSFMPDPQKIDRVEEPYVKATIMVPNDYVGAVMELCQMKRGNFMTMDYIDTSRVSIIYEMPLSEIVYDFFDYLKSNTKGYASFDYELIGYQPSKLVKMDILLNGEQVDALSFIVHRDFAYDRGKIIVEKLKELIPRQQFEVPIQAAVGQKIVARSTIKAIRKNVLAKCYGGDISRKRKLLDKQKEGKKRMKQVGSVEVPQEAFMAVLKMDDSK, encoded by the coding sequence ATGAACCGAGAAGCACGTTTAAAACGACAAGAGAATATACGAAATTTCTCTATTATTGCACATATTGACCATGGGAAATCAACGCTTGCTGACCGTATTTTAGAGCAAACAAAATCTTTAACTTCCCGTGAGATGAAGGCACAGCTCCTCGACTCAATGGATTTAGAGCGTGAGCGAGGCATAACAATTAAGTTAAATGCAGTTCAATTAAAGTACGAAGCAAAAGACGGCGAAGTGTATACATTCCATTTAATCGACACACCAGGGCACGTCGATTTCACATATGAAGTATCACGTAGTTTAGCTGCTTGTGAGGGTGCCATTTTAGTTGTGGACGCAGCTCAAGGTATTGAAGCACAAACACTAGCAAATGTTTACTTAGCACTTGACAATGACTTAGAAATTTTACCTGTAATAAATAAAATTGATTTACCTGCAGCTGACCCTGAGCGTGTACGTCAAGAAGTAGAAGATGTAATCGGATTAGATGCTTCTGAAGCAGTTTTAGCTTCTGCAAAAGCAGGTATTGGTATCGAGGATATTCTGGAGCAAATCGTAGAGAAGGTACCAGCGCCAACAGGTGATCCAGACGCGCCACTACAAGCTTTAATTTTTGACTCGGTTTACGATGCCTATAAAGGTGTTATCATTTCGATTCGTGTCATCAATGGTACTGTCAAGCCTGGCGATAAAATTCGCATGATGGCAACAGGTGCAGAATTCGAGGTTATTGAAGTTGGGGTACATACACCAAAGGTTGTGCCACAGGCTGAATTAACAGTGGGTGATGTAGGTTATTTAACAGCATCTATCAAAAATGTAGGTGACACACGTGTAGGGGACACTGTAACCTATGCGAATCGTCCTGCAACTGAGCCATTAGCTGGTTATCGTCGCTTGAACCCAATGGTTTACTGTGGTTTGTATCCAATTGATACAGCCAAATATAATGATTTACGTGAAGCGTTAGAAAAGCTAGAGTTAAATGACTCTGCTCTACAATATGAGCCAGAGACATCGCAAGCACTTGGTTTTGGTTTCCGCTGTGGATTCTTAGGATTACTACATATGGAAATTATTCAAGAGCGTATTGAGCGTGAATTTAATATCGACTTAATTACAACAGCACCTTCCGTAATTTACAAGGTCCATATGACAGATGGTTCTGAACTTAAAGTCGATAATCCATCCTTTATGCCCGACCCGCAAAAAATTGATCGTGTTGAGGAACCCTATGTGAAAGCAACAATCATGGTACCAAATGATTATGTGGGAGCGGTTATGGAACTTTGTCAAATGAAGCGTGGTAATTTCATGACGATGGACTATATTGATACATCACGTGTAAGTATTATTTATGAAATGCCATTATCCGAAATTGTCTATGATTTCTTTGACTATTTAAAATCAAATACAAAGGGCTATGCATCATTCGACTATGAACTTATTGGTTACCAGCCATCGAAATTAGTGAAGATGGATATTTTACTAAATGGTGAGCAAGTCGATGCATTAAGCTTCATCGTACACCGTGATTTTGCCTATGATCGTGGCAAAATCATCGTAGAAAAATTAAAAGAATTAATCCCACGTCAACAATTTGAAGTACCAATTCAAGCAGCAGTTGGACAAAAAATCGTGGCACGTTCAACAATTAAAGCCATCCGTAAAAACGTATTAGCGAAATGTTACGGTGGAGATATTTCTCGTAAACGAAAACTTCTTGATAAACAAAAAGAAGGTAAAAAACGTATGAAACAAGTAGGCTCAGTCGAAGTCCCTCAAGAGGCATTCATGGCTGTGCTGAAGATGGATGATTCGAAGTAA